AAGTAAGagccacttaaattgaaaaagcaaaaaaataaataattgtatgattgtgaaaattattccttgatagtggtaactcttaatgtatttgtgcttaaagaaatgGGAGTTGATGTATAATGATGTGaatgtggagttatggtttgacataagtgtgggattTTGAATTGTAAAAGTGTTTGTATTAAAAGtgtttagggaggtgtagtcactctgaTATCTGAAGGTATCCTACTCGTCTCGCAGCCTACATTACGACCAGTTAAAGTCTtatttgatccttgactgaatgaactcaataagtagagtagtacactacgggcaagcctatggttcatcttttatggtatatgaatgttgtttttgagagtgagtgaatcCTTTCTATCTAGAGTTCCTAATTGTTTCTAATGTCTATTGtgtatggaactactctctattattgtgtgatggcacttgattcacgaagaaaaggtaatgcttgacctctgtgttatagtaagtgagcgggttataaataatacttggtgcttttgagtcaaatcttgaggttaaGATGTTACGATATTATATTTAGTCTGTTTTAAAGAGTCTTGGTGTGATGGGTCATGAGATTTGTTGAAAAAGGTCGTATTTTATGTGAAGTgtaggacgagcaatggtttaagtgtggggtattgatggtagGTTATAATTGCGTATTTTGGTCActaattgcactctaattcactgcactttactaaTGTTTGAGCTTTAAATGGTATTGCTTTGCATTGAGTGTGTGTTTTGTGCTTTGTAGGAGCGATTCCGAGTTATGAAGAGgttgtggagctaattcgagctattttggaggtttgaagtttgagtaaaagcccaagtaTTAAGTCGGGATTGTGTTCGGGGATCAATGGACGAATAGTGCACTTAATGGGAGAAACAAAGAGTTGAGCAGGAGGCTAAACCAGATGCACGACCGCGCATGAGACCCCCTCCAGCGCGCACTTGAGCATGCAAGTAATGTAGTACATTGCTAGAGGTGAGCGACCATATGTGCGATCATacctccaggtgcgcggccgcgcatgtcCACTTCCGGAACCTTTACCCaatgttatttttgtaattttggagGCAACTCCTTTTGACCTATATGAATCCTAGCTCGTCTAAAAATAGGGTATCGGGGATTTGAGAGAACATTTGGGAGAGAATAAGGCAAGGAAACAATGGAGACTCAAAATacttcatccaattcattcaatacggaagtttgtttgattttgagaATTGTAATATATTCTTGTTCTTCAAATACTGTTGTTATGAATAACTTCTCCACTATGGAGTAATCTTCCTTAGGGTTGTTGACGGATATTGTGATTGGCTAGTATTTTGGGGTTTTACTTCCTGTTAGTTGCACGAATTCGTTGAATGAGTACTAATTGAATTGCAAAGCCATTTGTGGTTTTACTTTAATCGAAAGAGAAGTATTGCTGCAATTTACATTGTGTTatcttgtttgggttgattttacgCCTCTCTTAGATAATCGGAAGAGCTTAGAGAGTTATCAATTAACCAAATTTAGATGAATAGTCGAGAGACATTCTTTGAAAGATTTTTCATTCAATGTATATTCGCATACATTCTTAGAACCTATCATTAGGTTGGTTAACGGAACTCTCATTCATTCGGAAGAAGAATTTGAATCTGTAAGATAGCCTAATCATCTATTGAAATCGTAAGAGTCAATAGAAGTTAAGAGTGAACTTAGCACGGAGTTACCCGGAATAATAGTTGATCACATATCTTGTCACAACCCTTACTTCTCACCTTGATATTTAATCGTTGCTACTTAGTCAttaaatttctatcattttctcacaatcgataattttagtttttattattAGTTGATAATAACATAAATCAAAGGTTTATTTCCTGAATAGTGTTAAGCGGAAGATTTATTAGAATATTATTTAAACCAATCCCTGTGAAGACGAtttaatactatactatctttgactagcgagcttAAGTTCTATCCCTGTGACGAAGGTTTTTTTCATATCAACTTCTAACTGAGAACAATCAGTAGTTAAAAACCTTTTTCCAagataattctttttttttttcttattatttcttCTATGTTAAAATGACAAGTTGTTTAGGACCAATGTATGCCACGTTATAAGCAAATTGGAAGGCTTTGTTGGCAATGCGAAATGAGCTCTCAACCTTAAACTCATAATTAAGCATAAAGGCAGGGTGGAGAAatcttgatttttttgttttgattttgaattttccttttctaattttcaTTGTTCTCTAATAAAGAAGGGAAGGATCAAGAATTGACaagatgaaattttgagtttttttgttctcattttcattgtttattttttcttctatttaaaactcttcttcctcttcttaagATATTGTTACAAAGAGGAAGGATCAAGAATTAAACAAGATGTTACAAAGAGCTGCAAGTAATGCATATTCATGGTGGGCAGCTAGCCACATTAGGACCAAGCAATCCAAATGGCTTGAACAGAGCCTTCAAGGTACAAATATTAATTACCTGAAAAAACTCAGAGCAtaataaaaatgaattttttgaatATCACAAAATCAAAATTATAGGGGAGATTGAAAATATTCTAGTATATGCTATAGAATTTGGTGATGGGTACAAAGGTCAAATATGATAGGAGATCAAGGTTCAAAACTAGTTCagaaagaaaaattagatttcTTTTCATCTGCCTAGCCTAGGCTATAGTGCGTAGATTTATCTGATATATGTGCTGGTGGAAGGTAATATATACCCAATAGAATAATTGATATGCACATAAAGTTGTTGGCTCGGGCACCACcgtaataaaaagaagaaaaaaaagtgaataTCATGCATGTGTCTTTGTGTATTTTGCTTGGATTCCAACCCATAATAAGATTTTGCTAAAATCCGGTGAAATTATTACTACATCTGTCTATTTCTATTTGTTCACTATAAAAGATGTCCATTTTTACTTGTCCATTTAAAAACCCAAGAGATAATTTACTATTTTATACCTATTTTACCATTGTTATTAAGTActactaaggggtcgtttggttaggAAACAAGTTATCCCGGAAACACAACAATCTCTAGATAACTAATACTGTGATTTTATTCCAACCAAACCTAAGATAAACTCAGCTCAAATTTAATCTCGAGATTAATTATCTGTTCTCTCTCGCCCTAAGTGTTTCAGAGAGGACAGAGGGTGTTAATCAGGAACAAGGGCTACTTCTGTGAATCAAAATATGTCATTATTTTCCTTTGTATGCTCACTACTACATGGATCATGAGCAAAAGCTTGATATGTTTTCTCTTGCTTACAAAGTTTGTTATATTTCCTCTTTGCTTATATAAAATGTTTTCTTGTTGAGTATGAAAAACAACTCTGATATATTTTTGGCATAACAGATATGCAAGAGAAGGTGGAGACTGTGGTTAAGCTCATTGAAGAGGATGGAGATTCATTTGCAAAAAGGGCTGAAATGTATTACAAGAAAAGGCCAGAGCTGATAAACTTTGTGGAAGAATCATATCGTGCTTATCGAGCTTTGGCTGAACGATATGACCATTTATCGAAGGAATTGCAGGCTGCTAACAACACCATTGCTGCTGTTTTCCCTGAACAAATCCAACTTGCAATGGAGGAGGAGGACGAATATGGCGCCCCGAAAGTACCAAAGAGTTCCTCGCAAATTCCAACTTCAAGTGGATCAAATGTACCTAAGGTTCCAAAGGCTCCAATAAAACAGTTGAAaggtcttataacaacagcttcaaAGAAATTACAAGGCAAGATATCATCCAAAAAAGAAGATGCAAGTAAAAATGTTCCAAAATCAGGTTTAACCAAAGGCGAAGCTCTAGAAGAGATCGACAAGCTTCAAAAGGATATTTTGGCTTTGCAAACTGTGAAAGAGTTTGTAAAGAGTTCATATGAAAGTGGTTTAGCAAAGTATAAGGGAATTGAAAGCCAAATCatggaaaaacaacaaaagatATGTAAACTTGAGGATGAATATGGTGAGGGCCGAGTTATTGAGGATAATGATGCTCGTACGCTGATGGCTGAAGTAGCACTAAAATCATGTCAAGAAACATTGGCTCAGCTCCAGGAGAAACAAGAAAAATCAACAAGAGAAACGAATAAGGAATTCGAAAAGATTGAAGTTGCTAGTAAGAAATTGAAGTCCTTAAAGCAAAAGTATATTGGTGATCAGATTGATGAAACAAAGGCGCCTGAAAAAGATGAGACTACTAAAGCAACAGCTGAATCTCAGAGCTTAAGCCAAGAATTAAGTAAGGAGATTGAATCATTACAGGACAAGATTAAGGAACAATTTGATACAAGCTCTATGGCATCTCTAACAGTGACACAACTAGCAGAAAAGATCGACGAGCTTGTGAATGAAGTAGTCAGCCTTGAAACAGCAGTTTCAGCTCAAACTGTTCTTATTGACAGATTAAGATCAGAAGCCGATGACCTCCAATCACAAATTCAGATTTTTGAAGACGATAAGGAAGCTCCGATAGAGGATAATAAACACAACCTGAAAATCAGCATGATAGCAATGGAAGAAAAATTGCATGGTATCCTAAACCTGAACCAAGATGTTGCTTATCAAAACAGTAGCTTTCAATCTTACTTTGACACAGCTCGCACGAGTCTTGACTGTTTAGCTGAGAAATTGAATAGTGTGAAACCAGATGACGAGGTCCAAGACGAAGAGGAATCCGTTGTTAAAATCAAGTCTCAAGAAGATCCAGCAAAACATGAAGTTCATCAAAGTGCAAGTGAAGCTCCCAAGAACTTAAGTACCTCAAAAACAGAAGAtaaagaagttagaaaagaatTATCTCCTAGCACAATTGTCCGCAATAAAGAAGGGAAAGGTATAGAAACtcaagttgaaaaagttgatgaGAAAGTCTCAACTCAATCAGAAAATGCTGCTCATGAGACACAACCACATGAAGATGAGGAGAAGGGCGACGAGCCTAATTGGCAGCAGCTGCTGTCAAGTCGGTTAGAGGATAGGGAAAAGACACTCTTAGCAGAATACACAACAGTTTTAAGAAATTATAAGGAAGTCAAGAGGAAGCTTAGCGACAAGGAGAAGAAAGATAGGGATACCGAATTCGAAGTCACATTACAGATGAGAGAACTTAAAAGTGCTATTGCAAAGAGGGATGAAGAGATAAATAGCCTACGCGGGAAACTGAACCTTCTTCAAGCAAATTTTAACGAAAGCAAAGAATTgaaggaagaagaaacagaagaTAAAGATAATCATAACGATGATGCAACGATGATAATGGTTGATCAACATACATCTCTCTCGCCCGTTGAGGAAAAGTTCCGAATGGATATTGATGCAATAATGGAGGGAAACTTGGACTTCTGGCTAAGATTCAGCTCAGCATTTCATCAGATTAAGAAATTCAAGACAACAGTCCAAGATTTACAGAGTGAAATATCAAAACTAAGAGACAAAGAAACAGAAGAGAACAACACCAAAACAGATATGAAATCAGAAATCAGGCCTATATATAAACACATGAGGGAGATTCAAAATGAGCTAGCAGTATGGTTAGAACAAAGCGTGTCGTTGAAAGATGAAATGAAGCGTAAGTCCTCGTCGTTGTGCAGCATTCAGGAGGAAATTACAAAAGCATTAAAGGAAGGAGTTGAAGAAGATGAGATCAGATTCAGTAGTCATCAAGCTGCAAAGTTCCAaggtgaagttttgaacatgAAACAAGAGAACAATAAGGTAAGAGAGGAATTAGAAAGTGGTGTAGATCATATAACTACACTTCAAGAAGATGTTGAAAAGACAGTAACCAAGTTAGAGCAAGAGTTTGGACTTGCTGCTGGAAATCAACAACAAGCTAATAACACAACTAATGGATCATCAATTCCATTAAGATCATTCATCTTTGGAACTAAACCGAAGAAGCAAAGGCGTTCGGTCTTTTCTACCTTCCAAAACAATAGGAAAGCCCTGTGGGCTGGAACACCTTTGTAGATCTTGTTTTTTCATCTTCCCTTCACTTTTATTTAAGTTTTGGTCTCATTCTTTCCCATTTTCTTGCTTGTTCAAATTTGGGAAGTTTTTCGAGATTGTATGTATGTCAAGTTGTTTTGATTGTGTAAACAGGTAATTTTATTTTCCCGCAGCTTTCTTCAGTTGCCTATATTGCATGTCATTAGTTCACTAAGGTTGCAGCATCAAAAAATTTTGTCGAAACTGAGAGACAATTTCCTGCAACAACGACGACCCaatcggctccctccctccaagaactctctgTCTTGCTTTTGGGatgactcaaactcacaacctcaTGGTTGGGaatggagggtgctcaccactagagcaactcacAACCTTGAAGAGACAATCTACTACCTATACTCTTAATAAGAATGTAGCTGTTCAAATTTAAACTATTTTCTAATTTTCTGGGTACGTCCGTACGTGTACCCTTTAtcaataactatataaaatttaaaactcacataaattatattaaaaaatatgtTAGAGTTCTCAAATAAAACGTAACTAACAACatgcaaaaaaaattaaaaataatgaatgttgATCTTATTTAACAAACTTGACAATGAAGAAGTTACACTGATATTGTATGTCAAAACaatgaatttaaaaataaaaataacatttCAATGTTTAaggtgtttaaccaaaaatagatttcccaaccaaagtcaatatctagaagaaaacgggttactgataaccaagtTTTACTTCACTTTCTCAATAATcttaagagaaataaaagaaataatggaaataattaacaaagaaaaatgagaaatgaaTTGACAAACAATTCCCAAAATCAAGGCTGAAAATTTGGAGAGTAAGCAAAGATTTATAGTATGAATTTCAGTAATAATCGCCCCTCCCCTTATAAATAGAATTCTCATCTTTATATAGGAGCATACAATCGTAACGGTTATATTACTTAATTTGGACTAATTAAAAGCATTAACTGTATTGATTGCCCATTACCATAGATAATCGTAACTGGTGTGAGCACCTAATATttaactatatttgaattttttttaccttctactatgtaaatatttttagaaatttaatatatattttttagctttattacacttttttttatatagggtaaaaattaataataatttaaaaggtcaattattactattagtattagtattatttttatttttatctttattttaaaataaaatgaattaaaaaacagaaaaaaattaaatattttttttaaaaatttcggaTGGGAgttaaaaaaaataggaaaagtagaaatatagaattaaaaagtaaaagtaaaagtaggtaaaaattattttataaaaaagtaaaagagagtggaaaattaaaaaagtaaaaataaaagaatgtgaaaatttaaaaaaatgaaaagtaaaagaaagttggaattaaaaaataaaagtaaagatagctgaatttttttttaaaaaaagtaaaagaaagtggaaattaaaaaaaaaagtaaaaaaagtgagaatttaaatataataaaagtaaaaaagtgagaaattaaaaaataaaagtaaaggaaagcgaggaattatatttttttttttaaaaagaagaaaaatgaaaaatgggaatttgttttaattaaaataaaataataataaaaagaatatctgaaaaatttcgaaaatttttctataaatagaagagaaatgtgaggagagaaaaagagagaagaagagaaaaaatagaGGGGAGAAATTCGAGAGAAATATTTTTGCTCCTTCTACGCTAAGGGAATTTCTATTCGTGTCATTGTTTCTTcgcctttctttcgaaaaaatcaGCAGCTTCACCACCCATAAACCACCCTTAAACCCATAAAAATCCAGCCAAGTCCCAACCTCGCTCTCCCGTTTACGTGAGGTTTAAGAGGTTCGTTCGAGGTCCATTTTCAGCGAGGTTCTCGTTCATCCGAATCCGGTTCCGTCGAGGCTGTTCGAACTCAATTCGACGTCATGTTCTCCTTCGAGTTCTAGCCGGCACTTTCCTTCTGTAATTCAAACTTGGAGATTTTTTTATCAATATAGTGAAGAAAGTTTTTCGCCTCAAAGGTCTGTTTCTTTTCCATTTCAGTAATGTTTATTGCCATGCTCCAGTCATATCTCTTTGAATTGTAGTTCTTTGTTGACTTTATTTGGCATAAATTTTTATCATAATATTCTGTGCTTAGTTGTTTATCATGATTAGTTGGTGTTTTAATTTTCATTATCAATTTGTTTGATTGTTGAGCATTTTGGGGTtacatttatatttatttttgtattatatGAATCTAAAGTCATGTGTAGTAGTAGGAAGGCACGTATTCTCTGTTTAAATTTGAGATAGAATAATTTGTACATGTTAAAGCAAAGATGTCTTATTGAGCACATTTTGTATAGTTGGGACATGAGTGTTAATTAAATGTAAAGGGAGTTGGGTTTGTTTAATGAAGTATGTACTACTGAAAATGGCTAATGAACAATGGACTAATGGAGTAGCAAGGTGAACTAGTAACTGGGCCTACTTTTTAGTTGGTTTTAAAGGGTCAATTGTACTACGATCAATTTTAATTTATCTAGGCCAAAATAGTTTCCGTCAGGCCCAATTTAGTAAGAGCAAAAGCTGACCCATTTTCCACAATTGATTTCTATAGCTCTTGACCTTACAAAGATTTCAAACTCATaaggaaaaataaattataaacacgtgctagttgctttaggcatgattaataaatcatcgtgactatgggtatggttctcgtggcatagtcatgatacgtaaaccccaactcaagtgtgcgtttcacgcgacttgaccacaacttcaaataattaaaataagtaTGTTGTAAATTGCGGGTGCATTTTCCGTGGCACGATttgcaatatgtacaaaaataacgagtgcgcgacatcgcgacttgttcaaataaattaca
The sequence above is drawn from the Nicotiana tabacum cultivar K326 chromosome 13, ASM71507v2, whole genome shotgun sequence genome and encodes:
- the LOC107813199 gene encoding kinase-interacting protein 1-like, which gives rise to MLQRAASNAYSWWAASHIRTKQSKWLEQSLQDMQEKVETVVKLIEEDGDSFAKRAEMYYKKRPELINFVEESYRAYRALAERYDHLSKELQAANNTIAAVFPEQIQLAMEEEDEYGAPKVPKSSSQIPTSSGSNVPKVPKAPIKQLKGLITTASKKLQGKISSKKEDASKNVPKSGLTKGEALEEIDKLQKDILALQTVKEFVKSSYESGLAKYKGIESQIMEKQQKICKLEDEYGEGRVIEDNDARTLMAEVALKSCQETLAQLQEKQEKSTRETNKEFEKIEVASKKLKSLKQKYIGDQIDETKAPEKDETTKATAESQSLSQELSKEIESLQDKIKEQFDTSSMASLTVTQLAEKIDELVNEVVSLETAVSAQTVLIDRLRSEADDLQSQIQIFEDDKEAPIEDNKHNLKISMIAMEEKLHGILNLNQDVAYQNSSFQSYFDTARTSLDCLAEKLNSVKPDDEVQDEEESVVKIKSQEDPAKHEVHQSASEAPKNLSTSKTEDKEVRKELSPSTIVRNKEGKGIETQVEKVDEKVSTQSENAAHETQPHEDEEKGDEPNWQQLLSSRLEDREKTLLAEYTTVLRNYKEVKRKLSDKEKKDRDTEFEVTLQMRELKSAIAKRDEEINSLRGKLNLLQANFNESKELKEEETEDKDNHNDDATMIMVDQHTSLSPVEEKFRMDIDAIMEGNLDFWLRFSSAFHQIKKFKTTVQDLQSEISKLRDKETEENNTKTDMKSEIRPIYKHMREIQNELAVWLEQSVSLKDEMKRKSSSLCSIQEEITKALKEGVEEDEIRFSSHQAAKFQGEVLNMKQENNKVREELESGVDHITTLQEDVEKTVTKLEQEFGLAAGNQQQANNTTNGSSIPLRSFIFGTKPKKQRRSVFSTFQNNRKALWAGTPL